Proteins co-encoded in one Aerococcaceae bacterium DSM 111021 genomic window:
- the mutS gene encoding DNA mismatch repair protein MutS, which translates to MAKKTKQTPMMEQYLKIKESYPDAFLFYRLGDFYELFHEDAIQASKILEITLTSRNKNADNPIPMCGVPYHSSTEYIKRLIEAGYKVAVCEQMEDPKQVTGMVKREVVRVVTPGTILEDDAIPNKENNYLACIHISTTGYYLTYIDISTGELYLTKTMIWNQLVNEVKSINPSEVIVDAKIELELLDKLKQQLGSFFTLYQVDTEIENSWKISNPSSDELIILNMLYGYLESIYITNLEHIKEVERYELSSYMQMNYYAKSQLELTRSLRSQKKKGSLLDLIDKTKTAMGGRKLHQWLDKPLLDMDELEERHQKVEYLMGFYFERVDLMENLGRIYDLERLVTKISLGNATARDLNQLRNSLQGIPRINQTLEVINSHLLHEVDYTPFTLLNEFSSLLEYVDSVLIEDPPISITEGNIIKDNVNQRLDEYRDALENGQKWLSELQKREREETGLKTLKVGYNKVFGYYIEISRLQAANFNDDRYIRKQTLTNAERYITEELKEIEATILGAQEKSTSLEYDLFIDLREYVAKYVSGLQELAHEVATLDVLVNFANISESEDYVRAELTHETKRIELVDSRHPVVESLIGKANFVPNSLFSDEDSSLLLLTGPNMSGKSTFMRQVAFSIILNQIGCFVPAKKAKLPIIDKIFTRIGSSDDTTSGQSTFMVEMMETNVALEEATENSLLLFDEIGRGTATFDGMALAEAIIKYIAKNVKAMTIFSTHYHELTELDKTINEVKNIHVGAQEHEGNLIFLHKVIDGPADKSYGIHVAKLAGLPQSVLEESQEILIELESNAKNLRESGAVQLDLFTNHEKDLIKESIPENIQSIVDDIHSLNINQMTPIEALQKIYEWHQQIK; encoded by the coding sequence ATGGCAAAGAAAACAAAGCAAACGCCAATGATGGAACAATATTTAAAGATAAAAGAAAGTTATCCAGATGCATTCTTATTTTATCGTTTAGGTGATTTTTATGAATTATTTCATGAGGACGCAATCCAGGCATCAAAAATATTAGAAATCACTTTAACATCAAGAAATAAAAATGCTGATAACCCTATACCAATGTGTGGCGTACCATATCACTCATCGACGGAGTATATTAAACGTTTAATAGAAGCGGGTTATAAAGTGGCCGTCTGTGAGCAAATGGAAGATCCTAAACAAGTTACTGGTATGGTTAAAAGGGAAGTAGTGCGTGTTGTGACACCAGGAACAATATTGGAAGATGATGCAATTCCTAATAAAGAAAATAATTATTTAGCTTGTATCCACATTAGTACCACTGGTTACTATCTGACATATATTGATATTTCAACTGGTGAATTATATTTAACGAAAACAATGATATGGAATCAATTAGTGAATGAAGTAAAAAGTATTAATCCATCAGAAGTCATTGTGGATGCAAAAATAGAACTTGAATTGTTAGATAAATTAAAACAGCAATTAGGCAGTTTCTTTACTTTGTACCAAGTCGATACGGAAATAGAAAATTCATGGAAGATATCAAATCCTTCTTCAGATGAACTTATAATTTTGAATATGCTTTATGGATATTTAGAAAGTATTTACATAACAAATTTAGAACATATTAAAGAAGTTGAACGTTATGAGTTAAGTTCATATATGCAAATGAACTATTATGCAAAATCACAATTAGAATTGACTCGGTCATTGCGTTCTCAGAAGAAAAAAGGATCTTTACTTGATTTAATAGACAAGACTAAAACAGCTATGGGTGGACGTAAGTTGCACCAATGGCTTGATAAACCATTACTTGATATGGATGAATTAGAAGAAAGACATCAAAAAGTAGAATACTTAATGGGGTTTTATTTTGAACGTGTCGATTTAATGGAAAACTTAGGACGAATTTACGACTTAGAACGACTAGTCACAAAAATAAGTTTGGGTAATGCAACAGCGCGAGATTTAAATCAACTACGTAATTCTTTACAAGGAATACCTCGAATTAATCAGACGTTAGAGGTAATTAATTCACATTTATTACATGAAGTGGATTATACACCATTTACTTTGTTAAATGAATTTAGCTCACTCTTGGAATATGTTGATTCTGTATTAATAGAAGATCCGCCAATCTCGATAACTGAAGGTAATATTATTAAAGATAACGTGAATCAACGGTTAGATGAATATCGGGATGCGTTAGAAAACGGCCAAAAATGGCTATCAGAGCTCCAAAAGAGAGAACGCGAGGAAACGGGTCTGAAAACCTTGAAAGTTGGTTATAATAAGGTTTTTGGTTATTATATTGAGATTAGCAGGCTCCAAGCAGCGAACTTTAATGATGATCGTTATATTCGTAAACAAACACTTACAAATGCTGAAAGATATATTACAGAAGAGCTTAAAGAGATTGAAGCAACTATTTTAGGAGCACAGGAGAAATCAACCTCACTTGAGTATGATTTATTTATTGATTTAAGAGAGTACGTTGCGAAGTATGTCAGTGGTTTACAAGAATTAGCTCATGAAGTAGCTACGCTGGATGTGTTAGTAAACTTTGCTAATATCAGTGAATCAGAGGATTATGTACGGGCAGAATTAACGCATGAGACTAAGAGAATTGAATTAGTAGATTCACGTCATCCAGTAGTGGAAAGCTTAATTGGAAAAGCAAATTTTGTTCCCAATTCATTGTTCTCAGACGAAGATAGTTCATTGCTTTTACTTACGGGACCAAACATGTCAGGTAAAAGTACATTTATGCGACAAGTCGCATTTTCTATTATTTTGAATCAAATTGGTTGTTTTGTCCCAGCTAAAAAGGCTAAGTTACCAATTATCGATAAAATATTTACTCGTATAGGGAGTTCAGATGATACAACAAGTGGTCAAAGTACTTTTATGGTTGAAATGATGGAGACAAATGTAGCTCTAGAAGAAGCCACTGAGAATAGTTTATTACTATTTGACGAAATTGGACGTGGAACGGCAACTTTCGATGGAATGGCATTAGCCGAAGCGATTATTAAATATATTGCTAAAAATGTTAAAGCTATGACTATTTTCTCTACTCATTACCACGAATTAACTGAATTAGATAAGACAATTAATGAAGTGAAAAACATTCATGTAGGTGCACAAGAGCATGAAGGGAATTTAATCTTTTTACATAAAGTCATTGATGGACCCGCAGATAAAAGTTATGGAATACATGTGGCTAAACTGGCAGGATTACCCCAAAGTGTCTTAGAAGAGAGTCAAGAAATTTTAATTGAACTTGAATCTAATGCTAAAAACCTACGCGAATCAGGAGCTGTGCAATTAGACTTATTTACAAATCATGAAAAAGATTTAATCAAGGAATCAATACCTGAAAACATTCAATCAATAGTGGATGATATCCACTCCCTTAATATCAATCAGATGACACCAATAGAAGCATTGCAAAAAATCTATGAGTGGCATCAACAAATAAAGTAA